One genomic region from Candidatus Caldatribacterium sp. encodes:
- the mscL gene encoding large-conductance mechanosensitive channel protein MscL yields MRQKEEGSVAKVFEEFKEFVSRGNVIDLAVGVIIGNAFGAIVKSLVADIIMPPLGLLLRKVDFSNLFLVLKEGDKPGPYYTVASAQEAGAVTLNYGMFINSVVAFLIVAIAVFFMVKAVNRLRREKAVVPPPPTTKECPFCFTLIPIKAIRCPNCTSELTR; encoded by the coding sequence ATGAGACAAAAGGAGGAGGGTTCGGTGGCGAAGGTTTTCGAGGAGTTCAAAGAGTTTGTAAGCCGTGGTAACGTCATCGATCTTGCCGTAGGTGTCATCATAGGCAATGCCTTTGGGGCAATTGTGAAATCCCTCGTTGCTGATATCATCATGCCGCCTCTTGGTCTTCTCCTGAGGAAAGTCGACTTCTCGAACCTCTTTCTTGTGCTCAAGGAAGGGGACAAACCCGGACCTTACTATACCGTTGCCTCGGCCCAAGAAGCGGGAGCGGTCACTCTGAACTACGGGATGTTCATCAATAGCGTTGTTGCTTTCTTGATAGTTGCCATAGCCGTTTTCTTCATGGTTAAGGCGGTCAATCGTCTGCGCCGCGAGAAAGCCGTTGTTCCACCACCGCCCACGACGAAGGAATGTCCCTTCTGCTTCACCCTCATTCCCATCAAGGCCATTCGTTGCCCGAACTGCACTTCGGAATTAACCAGGTGA
- a CDS encoding DUF488 domain-containing protein has translation MQEQRKERIVYTIGHSNHTLNHFLDLLRKHGIEVVVDVRSQPYSHYVPHFNQEKLKQVLPQNGIRYLYLGKELGGRPRGVEFYDEDGKVNYSRLAESEPFKQGIARLIQELSRSRVALMCGEENPTMCHRRLLVGRVLAAEGVTVYHIRGDGRIETDDQLETEKKVEDCKVQQLLLLPRAANSQSMLSSRSKKAPSSF, from the coding sequence ATGCAAGAACAGAGGAAAGAGCGCATAGTTTACACCATTGGCCATTCCAATCATACTCTGAACCACTTTCTGGACTTACTCCGAAAGCATGGCATCGAGGTTGTCGTTGATGTCCGTTCACAACCGTACTCCCACTACGTGCCTCATTTCAACCAGGAAAAACTGAAACAGGTGTTACCACAAAACGGGATACGATACCTCTACTTAGGAAAGGAACTGGGTGGTCGGCCAAGGGGAGTGGAATTCTACGACGAAGACGGAAAAGTGAACTATTCCCGCCTTGCTGAATCCGAACCTTTTAAGCAGGGCATAGCACGTCTGATTCAGGAGCTCTCAAGGAGTCGAGTAGCCTTAATGTGCGGTGAGGAAAATCCCACCATGTGCCACCGGCGACTCCTTGTTGGTCGTGTTCTTGCTGCAGAGGGCGTCACCGTCTACCACATCCGGGGCGATGGTCGGATAGAGACTGACGACCAGTTAGAAACGGAGAAGAAGGTCGAGGACTGTAAAGTCCAGCAATTGTTGTTGCTTCCAAGAGCCGCAAATAGCCAATCGATGCTATCTTCGAGATCGAAGAAGGCTCCAAGCTCCTTCTGA